In Abditibacteriota bacterium, a single window of DNA contains:
- a CDS encoding sodium/proton-translocating pyrophosphatase, protein MVPSIWIVFISAVIGIIFAISWFASLSKEDPGSVGMQNVSNAVREGANAYLMKQAKTMIWFVLLIAIGMLFLYRGNALYNHSDFNVAIPLYVGVAIAFVLGVACSYTAGLIGMMMAVKANCRVANAALTSYKKALYVAFRSGAVSGMATVGLGLLGACILFLIFREESMKVLVGFGFGGCLAALFMRIGGGIYTKAADVGADLVGKVEQNIPE, encoded by the coding sequence ATGGTGCCGTCTATCTGGATCGTGTTCATCAGCGCGGTCATAGGCATTATCTTTGCCATTTCCTGGTTCGCTTCCCTGTCCAAGGAGGACCCGGGTTCGGTGGGTATGCAGAACGTATCCAACGCCGTCCGGGAGGGAGCCAACGCCTACCTCATGAAGCAGGCGAAGACCATGATCTGGTTCGTGCTGCTCATAGCCATCGGCATGCTGTTCCTGTATAGGGGCAACGCGCTGTACAATCATTCCGATTTCAACGTGGCCATACCCCTGTACGTGGGCGTAGCCATAGCCTTTGTGCTGGGCGTAGCCTGCTCCTACACCGCGGGCCTCATCGGTATGATGATGGCTGTCAAGGCCAACTGCCGCGTGGCCAACGCCGCCCTGACCAGCTACAAAAAGGCTCTGTACGTAGCCTTCCGCTCCGGCGCCGTGTCCGGTATGGCCACCGTAGGCCTGGGCCTTCTGGGCGCCTGCATCCTGTTCCTCATCTTCCGTGAAGAGAGTATGAAGGTGCTGGTGGGCTTCGGCTTCGGCGGATGTCTGGCCGCCCTCTTTATGAGGATCGGCGGCGGTATATACACCAAGGCTGCCGACGTGGGCGCCGACCTGGTGGGCAAGGTGGAGCAGAACATCCCCGAGG
- a CDS encoding glycoside hydrolase family 2 protein, which translates to MNNYLSLDGEWTLRSASPLPEGDICIPATVPGCVHTDLMSAGIIDDPFYRDNEYRDKWVYMCDFSWSRHFTLDSVPEGKTLLLECDGLDTLCRIYLNGQQVAETKNMFRRYAFDVTRLVRAGDNELRIDIASPGKYFEEHAGRDNGHTAGDSLPGSEQLRKCHCQAGWDWGPQIPTMGIWRSIGLGAYSFGRITDVKVFQTVSADYRHALLDLELLTEEYSGEGSYSVTLFSPEGSALDFRILGPGETRVSFCVEQPALWQPAGLGEQPLYSVTAQAIAGGEPESEKTVRVGIRRLEVVQDRDAWGRTFYFRVNGAPVFAKGADYIPCDQFPSRVTREDYARVLRSAAEANMNSLRIWGGGLYEADVFYDLCDELGLLLWHDFMFACSHYPMTDELREEYAAEARDNLRRLQHHPCIALWCGNNELEWQLSGGWPGPDCLERSKKEFEELYYGLLAGITAEEDPSRTYVPASPFSERIFEDPNGEASGDSHYWEVWHGRKPFTEYRKHFPRFMSEFGFQSLPSLETLKPVTLEEDRVIFSRIMNCHQKNKTGDEAIIYYISKNYKLPRDFENYIYISQLLHGEAMRYGTEHWRRHRNGFRCMGALYWQLNDCWPVSSWASLEYGGRWKACHYMARDFFAPVLLSLEETESSVTLSLTNDTAEPVTRTIVCSARSADGGLLFEKEITAEAPAFSSREAAREDMSEYLEGDGRYRVFFTARIKGEKDKSVFFAPAKYMELAEPSFTVRAWDDCLTVETDLPAFFVCLQAPDSAVRFEDNYLTMLPGRVYRIGAAETGGLSFEDIAARLKIFDLAHSFRS; encoded by the coding sequence AATGGGTGTATATGTGCGACTTTTCCTGGTCCCGCCATTTTACCCTGGACTCCGTGCCCGAGGGCAAGACCCTGCTGCTGGAATGCGACGGCCTGGACACCCTGTGCCGCATATACCTGAACGGGCAGCAGGTGGCGGAGACCAAGAATATGTTCCGCCGCTACGCCTTTGACGTGACGCGTCTGGTGAGGGCGGGGGACAACGAGCTCCGGATAGACATAGCCTCCCCGGGCAAATACTTTGAGGAGCATGCGGGCCGGGACAACGGCCACACCGCCGGGGATTCCCTGCCCGGCAGCGAACAGCTCCGCAAGTGCCACTGTCAGGCCGGCTGGGACTGGGGCCCTCAGATCCCCACCATGGGCATCTGGCGCTCCATAGGCCTGGGGGCCTATTCCTTTGGCCGCATCACGGACGTGAAGGTGTTTCAGACTGTGTCTGCGGACTACAGGCACGCCCTGCTGGACCTGGAGCTGCTCACGGAGGAATACTCCGGCGAGGGCAGCTATTCCGTCACTCTGTTCTCCCCCGAGGGCTCTGCTCTGGACTTCCGCATCCTGGGGCCCGGCGAGACCCGGGTGTCCTTTTGCGTGGAGCAGCCTGCCCTGTGGCAGCCTGCGGGCCTGGGAGAGCAGCCCCTGTATTCCGTCACCGCGCAGGCCATAGCCGGCGGGGAGCCGGAGAGCGAAAAGACGGTCCGGGTGGGCATCCGCCGGCTGGAGGTGGTGCAGGACAGGGACGCCTGGGGCCGCACCTTCTATTTCAGAGTCAACGGAGCCCCGGTGTTTGCCAAGGGCGCCGACTATATACCCTGCGACCAGTTTCCCTCGCGGGTGACCCGGGAGGACTACGCCCGGGTGCTGCGGAGCGCCGCGGAGGCCAACATGAACTCCCTGCGCATCTGGGGCGGCGGGCTCTACGAGGCCGACGTCTTTTACGACCTGTGCGACGAGCTGGGCCTGCTCCTCTGGCACGACTTTATGTTTGCCTGCTCCCACTATCCCATGACCGATGAGCTGCGGGAGGAATACGCCGCCGAGGCCCGGGACAACCTGCGCCGGCTGCAGCATCACCCCTGTATAGCCCTGTGGTGCGGCAACAACGAGCTGGAATGGCAGCTGTCCGGGGGCTGGCCCGGCCCGGACTGCCTGGAAAGGTCCAAAAAGGAATTCGAGGAGCTCTACTACGGGCTGCTGGCGGGCATCACGGCTGAGGAGGACCCCTCCCGGACCTACGTGCCGGCCTCGCCTTTTTCCGAGAGGATATTCGAGGACCCCAACGGGGAGGCCTCCGGGGATTCCCACTACTGGGAGGTGTGGCACGGCCGCAAGCCCTTCACCGAATACCGCAAGCACTTCCCCCGCTTCATGAGCGAGTTCGGCTTCCAGTCCCTGCCGTCTCTGGAGACCCTGAAGCCGGTGACTCTGGAGGAGGACAGGGTGATCTTTTCCCGCATCATGAACTGCCACCAGAAAAACAAGACCGGGGACGAGGCCATCATCTACTACATCAGCAAGAACTACAAGCTGCCCCGGGATTTTGAGAACTACATCTACATCAGCCAGCTCCTCCACGGCGAGGCCATGCGCTACGGCACGGAGCACTGGCGCCGCCACAGGAACGGCTTCCGCTGCATGGGGGCCCTCTACTGGCAGCTGAACGACTGCTGGCCCGTGTCCAGCTGGGCCTCCCTGGAATACGGGGGCCGCTGGAAGGCCTGCCACTACATGGCCCGGGATTTCTTTGCCCCGGTGCTGCTGAGCCTGGAGGAGACGGAGTCCTCGGTGACCCTGAGCCTCACCAACGACACGGCGGAGCCCGTGACCCGGACCATAGTCTGCTCCGCCCGGTCCGCCGACGGCGGGCTGCTGTTTGAAAAAGAGATCACTGCCGAAGCTCCCGCCTTTTCCAGCCGGGAGGCCGCCCGGGAGGATATGTCGGAATACCTGGAGGGAGACGGCAGATACAGGGTCTTCTTTACCGCCCGCATCAAGGGGGAGAAGGACAAGTCCGTGTTCTTTGCCCCGGCCAAATACATGGAGCTGGCGGAGCCCTCCTTTACCGTCCGGGCCTGGGATGACTGCCTGACGGTGGAGACGGACCTGCCCGCCTTTTTCGTGTGCCTGCAGGCGCCGGACAGCGCCGTGAGATTTGAGGACAACTATCTCACCATGCTGCCGGGCCGGGTCTATCGCATCGGAGCGGCGGAGACCGGCGGGCTCTCCTTTGAGGACATAGCCGCGCGGCTGAAGATATTCGACCTGGCCCACAGCTTCAGGTCATAG
- a CDS encoding glycoside hydrolase family 2 protein — translation MKTISLAGPWRLRSADGRTEAPATVPGCVHTDLTAAGLIGDPFYRDNVTRDARVYGEDYIYSRSFEAPEDFCRAGRALLECDGLDTLCRITLNGQRVAETKNMFRRYAFDVTELLRPGTNEIEIYIASSAEYCRRHAGENRGANLSFSLPGSEQLRKAVYQSGWDWAPQLPTMGIWQDIRLSAYEAVRLGDVFVRTEFAPDYGSCRLEARVFCDEFAPGAALTASLFAPGGELLEEKEMTGARAVFELSAPELWYPAGMGPQPLYRLRVRAEMAGRLLADREISVGLRQVEVVRDKDRWGVSFYLRVNGRPLFAKGADWVPADQFPSRLGEEDYARLLSSAAECHVNTLRAWGGAYYEKDVFYDLCDRLGILVWQDFMYACCHYPMTEELREEYAAEARDNVRRLQHHPCVALWCGNNELEMFLAGGSWPTRETNEECRRDYRELFYHLLKDLCAREDPTRTYLPASPFDDEGGDPNSETSGDMHYWDVWHGRKPYAFYRTLYPRFMSEFGLQSWPSLELVRRVSLPEDRQVFSRVMHVLQKDLCGDQDLMYYVGAYFRMPRDFEAFVYVSQLVHAEAMKCGVEHWRRNMNDRRCMGALVWQLNDCAPVISGAAMEYGGRWKALMYHMKEFFAPVLLSAEEEGTRVRVHLTNDTADKAVRTAELGLWDTDGRLLWSRTVEGEAEPMTSRCIFDKDFGEMLEGDARRSRFFTAGLAGAGSLQTVLFVPPQHFEPGRPGITAEFREGRLAVTSDLPAFWAYVHVPGTNLRTDANFVTLLPGGERLFEVKDPDGLTEEEILSRLRVYTLRDSYEDFR, via the coding sequence GTGAAGACCATATCCCTTGCCGGCCCCTGGCGCCTGCGCTCCGCAGACGGCAGGACCGAAGCTCCCGCCACCGTGCCCGGCTGCGTGCACACGGACCTGACGGCGGCGGGGCTCATAGGCGACCCCTTCTACAGAGACAACGTCACCCGGGACGCCCGGGTCTATGGAGAGGACTATATCTACAGCCGCTCCTTTGAGGCGCCGGAGGACTTTTGCCGCGCCGGCCGGGCGCTGCTGGAGTGCGACGGCCTGGACACCCTGTGCCGCATCACCCTGAACGGGCAGCGGGTGGCGGAGACCAAAAACATGTTCCGCCGCTACGCCTTTGACGTGACGGAGCTGCTGCGGCCCGGGACCAACGAGATAGAGATATACATCGCTTCCTCCGCCGAATACTGCCGGCGGCATGCCGGGGAAAACAGGGGGGCCAATCTGTCCTTTTCCCTGCCCGGCAGCGAGCAGCTGAGAAAGGCGGTGTATCAGTCCGGCTGGGACTGGGCTCCCCAGCTGCCCACCATGGGCATCTGGCAGGACATACGCCTGTCGGCCTATGAAGCGGTCCGGCTGGGGGACGTCTTCGTCCGGACCGAATTTGCCCCGGACTACGGCAGCTGCCGGCTGGAGGCCCGGGTCTTCTGTGACGAATTTGCCCCGGGAGCGGCCCTGACCGCCTCCCTTTTCGCCCCCGGCGGGGAGCTGCTGGAGGAAAAGGAGATGACCGGGGCCCGGGCAGTCTTTGAATTGTCTGCTCCCGAGCTGTGGTATCCGGCGGGCATGGGCCCGCAGCCCCTCTACAGGCTGAGGGTCCGGGCGGAGATGGCAGGCAGGCTGCTGGCTGACCGTGAGATATCCGTGGGCCTGAGGCAGGTGGAGGTGGTGAGAGACAAGGACCGGTGGGGCGTCAGCTTTTACCTGCGGGTCAACGGCCGGCCCCTCTTTGCCAAGGGCGCCGACTGGGTGCCCGCGGACCAGTTCCCCTCCCGCCTGGGGGAGGAGGACTACGCCCGGCTCCTGTCCTCCGCGGCGGAATGCCACGTGAACACCCTGCGGGCCTGGGGCGGCGCCTACTACGAAAAGGACGTGTTTTACGACCTGTGCGACCGGCTGGGCATACTGGTGTGGCAGGACTTCATGTATGCCTGCTGCCACTATCCCATGACTGAGGAGCTGCGGGAGGAATACGCCGCCGAAGCCCGGGACAACGTGCGCCGGCTGCAGCATCACCCCTGCGTGGCCCTGTGGTGCGGCAACAACGAGCTGGAAATGTTTTTGGCGGGGGGCTCCTGGCCCACCCGGGAGACCAATGAGGAATGCCGCCGGGACTACAGGGAGCTGTTTTATCACCTGCTGAAGGACCTGTGCGCCCGGGAGGACCCCACCCGGACCTATCTGCCCGCCTCTCCCTTTGACGACGAGGGGGGAGACCCCAACTCGGAGACCTCCGGAGACATGCACTACTGGGACGTGTGGCACGGCCGCAAGCCTTACGCGTTCTACAGGACCCTCTATCCCCGCTTTATGAGCGAGTTCGGCCTCCAGTCCTGGCCCTCTCTGGAGCTGGTGCGCCGGGTGTCCCTGCCGGAGGACCGGCAGGTGTTTTCCCGGGTCATGCACGTGCTCCAGAAGGACCTGTGCGGCGATCAGGACCTGATGTATTACGTGGGCGCCTATTTCCGCATGCCCCGGGACTTCGAGGCCTTCGTGTACGTTTCCCAGCTGGTCCATGCCGAGGCCATGAAGTGCGGCGTGGAGCACTGGCGCCGGAATATGAACGACCGCCGGTGTATGGGGGCCCTGGTGTGGCAGCTCAACGACTGCGCCCCGGTCATCAGCGGCGCCGCCATGGAATACGGGGGCCGCTGGAAGGCCCTGATGTATCACATGAAGGAGTTCTTTGCGCCGGTGCTGCTGAGCGCGGAGGAGGAGGGGACCCGGGTCAGGGTGCACCTCACCAACGACACCGCAGACAAGGCGGTCCGGACCGCGGAGCTCGGTCTGTGGGACACCGATGGCCGCCTTTTGTGGAGCCGGACAGTGGAAGGAGAGGCGGAGCCCATGACCTCCCGGTGCATATTTGACAAAGACTTCGGGGAGATGCTGGAGGGGGACGCCCGCCGCAGCCGTTTCTTCACCGCCGGCCTTGCCGGCGCCGGGAGCCTGCAGACGGTGCTTTTCGTCCCGCCTCAGCACTTTGAGCCCGGGCGGCCCGGCATCACGGCGGAGTTCCGGGAGGGCAGGCTGGCCGTCACTTCGGACCTGCCGGCTTTCTGGGCCTACGTCCACGTTCCGGGGACAAACCTGCGGACGGACGCCAACTTCGTGACGCTGCTGCCCGGCGGGGAGCGGCTCTTTGAGGTGAAGGACCCGGACGGGCTGACGGAGGAGGAGATACTCTCCCGGCTGAGGGTATATACCCTCAGAGACAGCTACGAGGACTTTCGGTGA